A single region of the Streptomyces sp. ITFR-16 genome encodes:
- a CDS encoding aspartate aminotransferase family protein: MGNPIAVSKDLSRTAYDHLWMHFTRMSDYENAPVPTIVRGEGTYIYDDQGKRYLDGLSGLFVVNAGHGRHELAEAAYKQAQELAFFPVWSYAHPKAVELAERLADYAPGDLNKVFFTTGGGEAVETAWKLAKQYFKLRGKPTKYKVISRAVAYHGTPQGALSITGLPALKAPFEPLVPGAHKVPNTNIYRAPIHGDDPEAFGRWAADQIEQEILFEGPETVAAVFLEPVQNAGGCFPPPPGYFQRVREICDQYDVLLVSDEVICAFGRLGTMFACDKFGYVPDMITCAKGMTSGYSPIGACIVSDRLAEPFYEGDNTFLHGYTFGGHPVSAAVGLANLDIFEREGLNQHVLDNENAFFTTLQKLLDLPIVGDVRGNGFFYGIELVKDKATKETFTDEETERVLYGFLSKALYDNGLYCRADDRGDPVVQLAPPLVSDQATFDEIEGILRSVLTEAWTKL, encoded by the coding sequence GTGGGGAACCCGATAGCCGTGAGCAAGGACCTGAGCCGGACCGCGTACGACCACCTGTGGATGCACTTCACCCGCATGTCGGACTACGAGAACGCGCCCGTTCCCACCATCGTGCGTGGCGAGGGCACCTACATCTACGACGACCAGGGCAAGCGCTACCTCGACGGGCTGTCCGGCCTGTTCGTGGTCAACGCCGGCCACGGCCGCCACGAGCTCGCCGAGGCCGCGTACAAGCAGGCCCAGGAGCTGGCCTTCTTCCCGGTGTGGTCCTACGCCCACCCGAAGGCCGTCGAGCTCGCCGAGCGCCTCGCCGACTACGCGCCGGGCGACCTCAACAAGGTCTTCTTCACCACCGGTGGCGGCGAGGCCGTCGAGACCGCCTGGAAGCTGGCCAAGCAGTACTTCAAGCTCAGGGGCAAGCCGACCAAGTACAAGGTCATCTCGCGCGCGGTCGCCTACCACGGCACCCCGCAGGGCGCCCTGTCCATCACCGGTCTGCCGGCCCTCAAGGCCCCCTTCGAGCCGCTGGTCCCCGGCGCGCACAAGGTGCCGAACACCAACATCTACCGCGCCCCGATCCACGGCGACGACCCCGAGGCCTTCGGCCGCTGGGCCGCCGACCAGATCGAGCAGGAGATCCTCTTCGAGGGCCCGGAGACCGTCGCCGCGGTCTTCCTGGAGCCGGTGCAGAACGCCGGCGGCTGCTTCCCGCCGCCGCCCGGGTACTTCCAGCGGGTCCGCGAGATCTGCGACCAGTACGACGTGCTGCTCGTCTCCGACGAGGTCATCTGCGCCTTCGGCCGTCTCGGCACGATGTTCGCCTGCGACAAGTTCGGCTACGTACCGGACATGATCACCTGCGCCAAGGGCATGACCTCCGGCTACTCGCCGATCGGCGCCTGCATCGTCTCGGACCGGCTCGCGGAGCCGTTCTACGAGGGCGACAACACCTTCCTGCACGGCTACACCTTCGGCGGCCACCCGGTCTCCGCCGCGGTCGGCCTCGCCAACCTCGACATCTTCGAGCGCGAGGGCCTCAACCAGCACGTCCTCGACAACGAGAACGCGTTCTTCACCACGCTCCAGAAGCTGCTCGACCTGCCGATCGTCGGCGACGTCCGCGGCAACGGCTTCTTCTACGGCATCGAGCTGGTGAAGGACAAGGCCACCAAGGAGACCTTCACCGACGAGGAGACCGAGCGCGTCCTGTACGGCTTCCTCTCCAAGGCGCTGTACGACAACGGGCTGTACTGCCGGGCCGACGACCGGGGCGACCCGGTCGTCCAGCTCGCGCCGCCGCTGGTCTCCGACCAGGCCACGTTCGACGAGATCGAGGGCATCCTGCGGTCCGTGCTGACGGAGGCCTGGACGAAGCTCTGA
- a CDS encoding ATP-binding cassette domain-containing protein: MVAPPDNDVIWARSLQHSHNGSPALGGVSLGIRDGEILAVTGPRGSGKTTLLHCLSGQLVPQQGEVWFNSVPVHTMGPRLRERLRRDRFGWIAPEPQLVPELNTWENTALPLLLRGSSHREAKKAAMEWLERLDIGMCAKKRPHTLQQSQRQRIAVARALAAAPTVIFADEPTATLHRTDRTHVLRTLTSAARSHGITVVLATHDAEIAALADRAVPLLDGRRVATVALPAVSDPEGRAACSLSV, encoded by the coding sequence ATGGTGGCCCCGCCGGACAACGACGTGATCTGGGCGCGTTCCCTGCAGCATTCCCACAACGGCTCACCCGCGCTCGGCGGAGTGTCCCTGGGGATCCGGGACGGCGAGATCCTCGCCGTGACCGGGCCGCGCGGCAGCGGCAAGACGACCCTGCTGCACTGCCTCTCGGGGCAGCTGGTGCCCCAGCAGGGCGAGGTGTGGTTCAACAGCGTCCCCGTCCACACCATGGGCCCCCGGCTCCGCGAGCGGCTGCGCCGCGACCGGTTCGGCTGGATCGCCCCCGAACCCCAGCTCGTCCCGGAGCTGAACACCTGGGAGAACACCGCGCTGCCGCTGCTGCTGCGCGGCTCCTCGCACCGGGAGGCCAAGAAGGCCGCCATGGAGTGGCTGGAGCGCCTCGACATCGGCATGTGCGCCAAGAAGCGCCCGCACACCCTCCAGCAGAGCCAGCGCCAGCGGATCGCGGTGGCCCGCGCGCTGGCCGCCGCCCCCACGGTGATCTTCGCCGACGAGCCGACCGCCACGCTGCACCGCACGGACCGCACCCACGTCCTGCGGACCCTGACCAGCGCGGCCCGCTCGCACGGCATCACGGTGGTCCTCGCCACCCACGACGCCGAGATCGCCGCGCTCGCCGACCGCGCGGTGCCACTGCTGGACGGACGCCGGGTCGCCACGGTCGCCCTGCCCGCCGTATCCGATCCGGAGGGCCGCGCGGCGTGCTCGCTCTCCGTCTAG